A region of the bacterium genome:
GGTGGACGAGTGGGACGGCGTCGTCGCCCCCGCGCGCTTCTGCCCGCACACCGAGTGCGGCGCGATCTTCCGCACGATCTTCGAGGGAAGCCCGGTCGGCATCGGCACGGTCGTCGGGCCGGAGATGCACCTCGCCCTCGCCAACCCCGCGCTCTGCCGCTTCCTCGGCTACACGCGCGAGGAG
Encoded here:
- a CDS encoding PAS domain S-box protein; protein product: MARARVILVENDGRSLEEIKESLAGAGLKVLRVDEWDGVVAPARFCPHTECGAIFRTIFEGSPVGIGTVVGPEMHLALANPALCRFLGYTREE